CCTGCGCGTTCAGTTTCAGATCATCAGGTACAGTGGCGCATGAACACCCTTATGACGGTGCTGCACACGCTCCTCACTCCGCAAGATGGGTGGTCTGCTGAGTTCTTCCTGCGGGTGGCCCTGTCCGTCCTCCTCCTGTTCGCGTTGGTGATCTTCATCGCCCGCGCTTTCGGTTCGCGCACGTTCGCGTCGTTCACCTCCTTTGATTTTCTGATTAACGTCACCGCCGGTTCGCTGGTGGCCAGCGCCATTATGGGTAAGAACCTGATCGGCGGCGCACTGGCGCTGCTGTGCTTAGCCGGACTGCAATGGCTGATCTCTTTCTTCAGCGCTCGGTTTCGCCCCTGGCATGACCTGGTGGACAACCCGCCGGTGGTGCTAATCGAACACGGTCAGTACCAGCACCGCGTCATGCGCCGCGTGCGCGTTTCAATGCAGTCTCTAGAACAGCAACTCAGAAACCAAGGCGTCACTGAGGTAGAGAAAGTGCAGTTCGCCATCTTGGAATCCGGCGGCACCATCTCGGTCATTTCCGGTGATGCGTCCCAGAGATCAGTGGGCACCCTGCCGCGCCGGACAGGTTAATCATCTCGCCCTTTCGCGCAGCGCAGTTCACGGGTCAGGAACTTCAGCGTACTCCCGTTGAATTGACCTGACCGCGCTCCTCACCTGCAAGCCGGAGCAAGCGTATCCACGCTAGGAAAGCGCATGAGACTCGCCCCACCATACTGAGTTGCCACGTCATTGCTGATCATTTTGTGGGAATCCGTTCCAAAAGAGCTTCGGTCCGCCCGATTGCCCTCAGGTCACCGCTATTCGTCTTCGGTAGATTCAACGATGCTCTCGACATTCATAGAAACGGCGCTGTTATTGCCTTTGGGCGGTGGAGATCTCAGCAACAAAAAAGCGCCCCCGCTCGGCTCAGGCCGGTGCGGGGACGGCTTTTGCGGACTTATGGCTTTTAGGGCTGGGCAACATGGCGCTCCGCCAGAAGCTCAACAAGGCAGACAACTGGCGCTGGAACCCTGAAAACTCGAGGGACTTCACTATATAAAAATTGGCCTGTAGATCGTACGCCTCGGTGATGTCTTTCGGCCTTTTCGACGTGCTCAACATCCCTACCGGTAAGTGCCACAGTTCGGATGTCGTCTTAATCACCTTCAGGATCTCAAAGCCGTTCATCTCTGGCATGTTGACATCCAACAACAGCAGATCAGGGAGTTGAGCGCCAGCCTTGAAGCTCGCGAGGACAGCTGGGCCTGAGTCACTAAAGGTGAATTCACATTCCAGACCAGGGTAGTTCAACGCTTCTTCAGCCAGCAGACAATCCGCGTAGTTGTCGTCTATCAGCATCAAGCGAAATGGACGATTCATTTCTTAGAGCTCGCAGGAACCACAAGCGTCTTCATGAGAGATTTACTTTAACACAGCACCTTCGTTTGAACCAGAGACCTCAAGATAAGATTTGGAATTCAACTGGACTGGACCGACGACGGGAGGAACCTCATTCTTACCGTCAGCTAAACTATCTCATGCCGGAATACGAGCAAACGCACCGCCCTTCTCCTACGGTTGCCAAGCCTACCGAGTCCAAAGCACCGGCTAAATCCCCCTCGTTGCAGCGCCAACAAGCGCAAACACCTGAGCAGCGAACCGCCGCCATCCAGCGCCAAGCCAAGCGCACCGCTCAGCAGCAAGTCAAATTTCAACTTCAGCGCCAGATTGAAGAAGAACGCTCGCGCCATTTGGTGCCGTTCCAAGCGGAAACGATTTTCGATTCAACGACAGTGCAGCGCTTTGTGCAATCGGTATCCAGCGCTTTACCGCAACGAGCAGCCCGTTCCAAAGCAGCAGGCATTCAAGCCGTTCAGCGTAAAAGCGCTACTCAAGCTCAATTGCCGCTCCGCGAAAGCCATCAGCAAATCAAACTCGGCCAGATTCAAAGAAGTTTGGGCAATCAGCTTTCACGGCCTAGTTTGCAACGTCAACAGCAAGCCGCTTCGGTGTTGAGCGCCCTGAGTCTGCAACGTGAAGCCATGCAAGGCGTATTACAGCAGCAGGTCAGCTTGCAGCGGCAAATTAGCGACGGGCAAGCCACATTACCGAGCGGTGCTTTTGAAGCGGCTTTGCAGCGTCAAGCAGGCCCAGCGCCTTTAACCCAAAGGCCCAGCACTCCGGCGCAGTGGGTACAAGCTGCCCAACTTGAAGTGCAGCGCGTGGCCGATCCAGCCAAACCCGGTCAACCTCGCTGGATGAGTGTTCAACACCGAGACCAGCACGTTGGCGTGCTGCGATCCGTCGGCAGTCAGTTGGCACAGGGCTTCAAAGCAGACCGTGGCCCTGCTGTCCAGCGCTACGCCGACTACGGTTTGCAAATCGCCACCTTGCAGCGTCAAATCCAGACCAGTGGTATTCCCCGTGTGGTCATGAGTCAAATCCCTGCTTCGGAGCGGCCCAGCTTGCAGCGGGCAATGGATGAGGCGTTGCAAGGCCTCAAAGAGCAAGACGAACAAGATCAAACAGCCCTGAACATTCACGCACTACAACGTCAACTGACCGACCTGAATAACCAAGCCGAACAGCCGGTGATGGAACGCATTCAGGCTCGGCGCGGCAGCGGAAACCCGCTGCCGGAAACGGTACAACGCCATTTGGAAGCCGGACTCAATCATAATTTGAGCAAGGTCAGGATTCACGACGACAGCGAAGCGGACAAGTTGGCCAAAAGCGTTCAAGCGGTTGCGTTTACCACGGGTTCGGATATTTACTTTCAAAGCGGCAAGTTTAGCCCCAATACCCAAAGCGGCCTAGAGTTGATTGCCCACGAAGTCACGCACGTGAAGCAGCAAGCCAGCGGGCAAGTCGGCAAGGGCATTGATCCTGATGCGGGCTTGGAAGCGCAGGCGCAGCAAATGGGCAAACAAATGGCGCATACGTTCGGCGCTCAACCGATTCAAAGTAAAGCGCCGCAGTCCGCAAAGAAGGCCGTGCCGCAAAACAAAGCCTTGCCTACCAATCCATATGCACCGGGGGTTTACACCAAGGCGGCTGCTTTACAACGGGTGCAAGCGGGTACGGTTCAAGCTGCGCTCCATCATCCGTTTGCCAGTATGCAGCGGCAGGAAAGCGGTACGCTCCAGCGCTTTGGCCTGTCTGATCTGAACCCGGTCAACCTCGTCAAAAAAGGGGCAGAGTGGGCTGCCGACAAAGGCAAAGACCTACTCGCCAAGGGACTCACCATCATTCCCGGTTACAAGCAGCTCTGTATGACTTTTGGTAAAGACTTAGTGACGGGCAAGGCGATGGCGCAAGACCCCAACGCGTTGCTAGATACCTTGGCCAATTGGGTGCCGGGGCCGCTCAAAGACATCATTAAAGCGGTTAAGGAAAGCAAAGCTATACCCAAAGCGTGGGCGTGGTTCAAAGGCGAGTTGGGCAAACTGCGGCTCGGTGACTTGATGGGTGATATCGGTGACGCCATCAAGAGTTTGAGCATTGACAAAGCCAAAGCCGCCGTGATGGGGCGCGTCAGTACCCTCAAAGGCATCATCACTGGCAGCGCCAAACGCATTGCTGACATCGTTTTGACGGCCATCGCCGCCGGACTGGGGCCAGTCGGACAAAAAGTGGTGGCAGCCCTGCGGAGCAGCGGTGACATGATTGTGCAGGTACTGAAAAACCCAGCCAAATTTGCCAGCAATCTGTTGGCGGCACTCAAGAAAGGCTTCGGACAGTTTGGGAGCAATGCTCCCAAACACTTCCAAAACGGCGTTGGCACTTGGTTGACCGGCGCAACAGGGGTGTCACTGCCGCCCAAATTGGACTTGCCCGGCATTTTCATGACCGCTTTGACGATCATGGGCTTGACCTATCAGAACTTTCGTGGGCGTTTGGTCAAAGCGGTGGGCGAGCAGAAAGTCAAATTGGCTGAGGGTAGCGTTCAGCTCATCAAAACCTTGCAAGGGGGACTTCACAAAGACCCTGATGTGAAGGGTCAACAAGGTGGAGTGGGGAGCGAAGTCTTAGCGGGGATTAAAAGCGAAGTGCAAAATTCGCTGATCTTGGCAGGCATCAAGAAAGTGGTGGGGATGCTCATTCCGGGCGGCGGGTTTTTAACGGCAATTGTCGGGGCATTTCAAAGCGTGCAGTTCGTGATTCAGCAAGGCAGCCAGATTGCAGGCGTGATTATGGACGCCTTGAGCAGCGTGGGGGCAATTGCGGCGGGCAATATCGGCGGTGCGGCCAACTTGGTGGAACGCAGCTTATCGGGTGCTATACCGCTGGCATTGGGTTTCGTGGCGAAATTGGTGGGGATCGGCAATTTGGGCGGCAAGATCAAAAACACCTTCGCGAAAGTCAAAGCTCGCTTGGATAGAGTCGTCGATAAAGTGGTGCTTAAGGCTAAAGGACTGATTGGAAAGCTCAAAGTTGGGGTCGCTAATACTGCACAGAAGGCTAAAGCATTCATTTCTGGCATTTTTGGCAAAAAGAGTTTCAAAACCAAAAAAGAGCAGCACAGCGTTTGGGTAGACTTTAAGAGTAACACCCCAACGCTGATGTTGGCCAGCACGCCACGGGAAGCCCGCGTTCAACTCCACTATGCTCACACCGAAGCTCTTGAGCGCAATGCGAGCAAGAAAAATGAAGCTGATACCCATCTCGCTCAAGGCCAAGCGGTGGTGACTCAGGGGATTGCCGAATTGAAAAAAGCGGCGTCAGCAGCGACAGGGAAGCCCTCCAAAGCAAAAACAGACCCCAAGATTTTCCTCACCAAGCTTTCGGCACAGTACACTGCTCAGCTTGCACCCATCGCTCAAAAGCTATTTGATTTGGCCGAATCGGGCACAGCGCGTCAAGGCAGCGTCTTACCTCCACACACGGTTACATTTGAGTGCAAACCATCGTTGGATTTTGCAGAATACAAGCGACAACTCGGCATTTCGCAAGCCGTACTCAGAGGAATGTCAGCCGAAGAATTTTTCAAACGGCGAGCACAGTTTAATTTTGTAGTGCCACAGGAAAAAGTGGAACGTAAACTGAGCGTTAAGAGTCAGAACGGGCGCGATGACTATCACGAAAAGCCTGCTATGTCACAAGCCAAAGCTCAAGCCGCCAAAGAATTGCAAGATTTTCTATCTGACCCCAATGGTTCTGCGATTGTCGCTCTTAAAGTCAACAAGATTCAATCACTGATGGAAATGGTTCGCCTTTCAACTGTCGACAAGTTGAAAAATACGAAAAAGGCTGATGAAAAGGCCAAGCTCAGCAGACAACTCTTGAAAATAAGTGACGGTATGGATACACTTAGTAATGCTTCAAGTAATATGGATGCAGGAAAAACCAAATCTGCGGCAAAAAGTATCTTAGGTTGTCTAACTGTTCTTCACAGTCTTGATCAAGTCGCAAGTGGTTTGCCTTCGCAATTGGCTGGCAAGGGATTAGATGCTTACGGAGATGCTCGTGTAGATTTTTCCATTGGCGGTTCTTGGTTACAGAAAGATCGCTTATCCGGTTTAGAGGGGCATATCCGTAAGAATATAAGCACAAAGAATTATCCAATGACGAAGTTGACTCCTATCAGCCTCACTGTTATCAAAACTTAAGGAGCAGGATATGACTCTCGACTTATCGAAATTCAACTCACTTTACTTAGATAGCCGAAAATCTTACGCTCATCATAAAATAGATTTACCAGAGACTATCCATGCGGAACTTAAGCAGTTATTTGATACTTACGGATTGTCAAGCTTAGATCAAGGTTTTTTATGGGTACTCGATCCCATTGAAACGAAGGAAGATTATCAACCTTGGTTTAACTACTTAGCTAGAACGGAAGGCTATATCAAGGCAGAGACGACTTACCCATTTATGAGAACTGCCTTCGGAGATGTTTTTTACTTTGATTCTACTGACTATGGTGAAATAAGTGTTGTAACAAATGGCGGTAGTAATATAAGCTTGAATGGTTATCTCAACAGGTCTTTAGCAGAAGAAGATTACTTGAATGATTCCCACTTCCATCATCTATTCAAAATCGCACTTGAGCGCTTTGGTGAACTTAATTGCGATGAATGCTATGCATTCTTACCTCCATTAGCACTTGGTGGTGAGATTGACGAGCAGTATCTTCAGAAAGTGAAGCTCAAAGAATACTTAGCCATCTTATCTGAGTTTCTGGGTAATGAGGATACTGAAGCAGGCTGAATTCAATCGAAGCTTATACCTGAATTCGCTTGGACAATCAAACATTTGCTGGCCAGATCATATTTTGCCGTGCTAAAGGGGAAAATCAGCACTAAAATAGATTAGAAAATACCCAGCGCTCAAGACGGCAAAGCCCGCCGCACGGAGCCGAATCGTGCTTGGACACAGTGGAAGTGAGAGTGCAGCCCACCGTTTTTGAAACGAAGCGCCGATCAAGCCCTACCCCTAGACACGATTTAAGTTGTCCTTTCGCTGGCCTACCGACCTTCAAGGCTATGGCTTTCAAACCCCCTGCCATACATCCAAAGCATTGAGGCATCAGGCCGCTTCCCAGTTCGCACCTCACACCAATCCCTGCAATTCTCTCAAACTGGGTTTAACGGCGGCTGAAGTGAGTGGCACCACAATCGCTATTTGAGACTCACACCCGCTAATTGAGACTGAGATTCTTCCTCTTCATCCCTACCTACAAGCTGCCTAAACCACCACGTCACAAAACACCTGAACTTCGGGCAGACTGTGCATTAAGTGACAGTTAAATCATGGCCTGCTCTCGCGGTGCGTATTCTGACCGTACGCGCCACGTGATTCCGAGGTAATGCGCCAGTCGATTCCGGACGTCTACGCCACCCTGTTCTGCTGATCAGCAGCTTCTCCCGGCCCACGAGACTCCACCGTCATCCTGAAGGATGACCAAGAAGCGTGTTGCCATGCGAAATATCCGAGAAGTCCTTCGACTCAAGCTGGATCTGGGCTACAGCGACCAACAGGTAAGTCAGAGCGTCAGGGTGGCCCGAAATGCGGAAATACGTTCGACGTGCGCAGGATGCGGGGTTGACCTGGCCACTTCCGCCCGATCTCGATGACCTGCAACTCGAAGCGGCGTTGTTCGGTCCCGTGGACCGAACAACGCCAGGAATGCTCGAAAGACCCGACTGGGCAAAGATCGACCGCGAACTGCGCCGAAAAGGGGTGACGCGGCAGTTGTTGTGGGAGGAACATCATCGTCAGTACCCCGGCAGCGTCCAGTACTCAACTTTTGCCGAACAGTACTGCCAGTGGAAGGCGCAGGCTGGCCTCTCGATGCGACAGGTTCACCAGGCGGACGAAAAGCTGTTCGTCGATTACGCTGGCTTGACCTTAGCCCTCACCGATCCTAGGACTGGGGGGTTCACCCGGGCCAGGTCTTTGTCGCCACGTTGGGCGCGAGTGACTACACCTACGCCGAGGTCACGCGCACCCAGAACAGTGAAGACTGGTTATTGACGTCTGGCGTGCCTTTTACAACGGCATTCGGCCGCATTCTTCGTTGCAGTATCGGACGCCCGACGAGTTTGCTGCACTTCACTCGGCAACTCAACCTTCGACCACGGCACTACACTCACCATGAAACGGGACTCTAATCAGCTTTGTCCATAAAACTGAACCATACCAGCACCAGCAACAACCCAGATGGGGCGACGGTGGGTTTGGCGGGGTTTTTGGGCACGCCGCCTGGCTCAACTGACCTCACCCCTCGCCCGGTTACGACACCGGGCAGACCGTGCGGCATGACGCACACCACCGACCAGAACCGCATCATCGCCGCCCTCGACAATGGTTTCTCCCACACTAGCCCGTTCGAATTCTTCCATCCCCACCATGAACTTCCACCGCGTTGCCGCAGTGAACTGCGCCCCGATCAGGCCTCCCATCCGAACCCCAGCATCAGTAGCGCCGTCGCCCAACTGCTTCGCGGCGAAGTGCGCCTCGACCACAAGCCCGGCGTGATGCTCAGTCTCAGTAACACCAGTTCCCACCTGATGATCAGTGATCTCGCTGCCTCTGGTCACCGCATCTGGTTCTCTACCACGCTGCTCACGACCTTGCCGTCCACCGTTGCGCTGATGGCGATGACCGAAGCGCTCACCACTGACTTCCTGCCGTATACCCGCGTTGCCCTGCGTCACTTCATCAAAATCTTGACCAGCACGGGCAATCTGCATTACCCCATGACCGGCATGCCCCTGCCCAGTGCCACCCTTTCCGTGCCGGTGCGTGAAGCGCTCTGGCGGCTGTGTGACACCATCGACGCCGAAGTGCGCCTCGATCTGCAAGAGGGTCGCCTCAGATCCTGCTGCCAGGACTTCGGCACCCAGCAGCTGGAGTTGGCCCGTACCGCGCGTGAAGTCAACCTTGCCACCCTCATCCACCCTCCACGTCCACAGACCCCGCAACTCACGCCCATCAGCCGCCTGAATCGCCTCATCAAACGCGGCGGTGCAGCCCTCCTCGTCGGCACCTTCAAAACCGAAACCGCCAAACGCTGCGCCGTTGAGAACAACGTGCAGCTCGTCCTGGCCAAAGGTGCGCCCGGCGTTGAAGACCGCGACTTCCTCGGCGGCGTCTACCCCACCGCGAACGGCCCGCAATGGGTGGACGGTCCGATCAGCCGCGCCTTCGTCCTCGCCCAAACCGGAAAGACCGTGCTGCTCATCGACGAGATCCTGCGTTACCAGCCGGAAGCGCTCAACGTCCTGATCGGAGCACTCGACAGCGTCAGCCGTGATGAAGCGCTCAAGATCGGCCTGCCGGAAAGCAGCCTGGTGGGCGAGCGCTTCTACCTGCTCCCGCTGCCCAACGGCGAGCACCTGTGCTGCCCCGCCGCGAACCTCACCTGGCTGATGACCACCAACCTCGGCGAAGATCACCTCCAGACGGCGGACCGCATCGACGCGGCGCTGCTGTCCCGTATCGACATGGTCATCGAATTCCTCTACCCCGATGAGCAGGTTGCCCGCGCCCTGTACGAACGGGTGGGTGGGGACCGTGAACTGGCTGACCTGGCGTACCAGATCGAACTCATTACCCGCGAGGGAGCCGATGTAGACGGCGGGCTGCTGATCCGTCCAGCCGACGCCCGCAAGACTCTGGCGCTGATCAAGGAAACGCTGAGCATCATGGAGGAGGACGGCCTGTCTCGGTTGGTAGCGCTCGAATGTGCCTTGCCGGTGGTGATCTTCCCGCACTGCTGCCCGCGTGACATGGCCGGGCAACTCGACGAGGCCGCCGTGAACATGCTCAGAAACCGCGTCATTGAAGAGGTGCTGGCCTGCGGCGGGTAAGCCGCCCGGACAGGACCACTTTTCCCTCCCCCTGACGGGGAGGAAAGGCGACATGCTCACCCTGCCCAAGCAAGTCACCACGCCCGCCTGGCACCAACAGCCCCGGTGGCGCAAGTACGTCACCCAACTTTTCGCGCTGATCAGCCGCCGCATGAACTTCACCTGCGAATTCCGAAGCGGCGACCTCATTGCCGGCGTCATCCCTGAATCTCGTCGCCTGATCATCAACCCGGCCCTGATGCCCATTCCCGACGCCGAGGTGCGGTTTGATCCGGGCACGGATCATGCGCGGCGCGTGATGCTGCTGCGCGTTATCGTGGCGCACGAAGCGGGCCACGTGGCGTTCAGTGCCCCCAAGCCTGCTCAGCCGCGCCTCGGGTGGGTGTGGAATGCCCTGGAAGACGAGCGCATGGAGCGCCTGGTCGTCCGCAGGCACCCGGAGTTGCTGAGCGACTTTGCCTTCCTGGGTGACGCCATGATGCTCAACGGGCCAGGTGGTGAGCTTGATCTGCTCAACGCCTGCCTGGTCTGGCGCTGGGCACATGACCGTCAGGATCTGCCGTTTCTCGTCAAGCCTGAAGACGAGGAGCGCTGGATGACTTGCATTCGTCCGCTGGTCGAGGCGGCCTGGGACGCGCAAGCTGGGGAGGTTGCGGGGATCGCCCAGCAGATTCTGAATGCGCTCCTTGAAGCTGCTGCGAGCAGTGAGATGCCCAGAGCCGCGCTGAGTGCCGATGGCGCAGGCATGACCGAAACCGGGTCAACCCCCCCTGCACCACCTCGCGCAGCGCCACAAGACCATTCCGGCAATGACGCACAGCGCGAGGGTGCTCAGGATGGGCCAGAGGGTTCGTCCGATCAAAAGAGTGATCGCTCAGACGCCGGTGCAGGAGAGGAGGGTGCTCCGGACGAGCAGGGTGAGCCGAATACTCAGGGAAGGGGCGGCTCAGAGCAGGGCGATCCCGCCACGGATGAAGACGACCAGGCCGCACAAGGCGGCTCGTCCAGTGATGGGGACACGACGGCTGACGATCCTGCGGACACCGAGGCTCAAGACGCACAGCGCAGCCCCTCCAGCGACGGTGAGGACAGCGCCAACGCCCCTGCAACGGATGAAGGCGACCAGGCGGGACGAGGCGGCCCCTCCAGTGACGATCACGGCCCGACGTCTAACGATCCCGCAACAGCTGGGAGCACGCCAGACGAGCCAGGCGATCCGTCCGGTACTCAGGACACGCTGGGCACAGGGAACACGCGAGGTCAAGGCAAAGGTGAGGCAGAAACGAACCCATCAGCAGGGAAGGACTGGGCCAGTCCAGCAGGCGGGGCGGGGGACGGCCTGCCGCTGCCCAGTGCGCCGGAAGAAGACCTCTGGCCTGACAGTGCGGTGTTTGAACTCGAAGCCCACGCCCGCCGTCTGAGCAGCGTTCTCGCGCCGCAAGGCACACCCGCCCACCAACAGCGCAGCCGCTCGAAAGGCCGATTCCGCTACGACCGCTACGTGACCGGAGCCGAGCGGTACTTCCAGCGCCGCGTGGGAGAGGAAAAACCTGCCCCGTTCGTCTTGCAACTCCTCGTCGACACGTCCGGAAGCATGGACGGCCCACGGCTGGCTGCCGCGCATCAGGCCGCCCTCCTGCTGTGCCGCGCGGCGTTCCTGGCCCGCAGCGATGTGCGGGTCATTACCTTCAACTTTGATGCTCAAGAAGTGGTGCCCCTGCACACCCCTTGGACTCAAGCTCAGCAGCTCGCTCACCTCCGGGCCAGTGGTGGCACGAACCTCGCTCCGGCGCTGGAACTCGCCCGCGCCTACCGCCCACCACCGACCCACAAAGAAGTCATCGGCATCATCTGCGACGGCAACCTCAAAAGCAGAGACATTCAGCGCTGCACGGCCCTGATGGACGCCCTGCGCCGCGAACGCACCACCCCACCCACCCTCTTCCCGCTGCTCATCGGTGAAGGGCTGGGAGCCACCGAAACCTGGAAATCACTCTTCGGCACCGCCGTCCCTGTCCTGGCCCTTGATGACATCGCCTTGACGCTCAAGCGTTGCCTCACCAACGAGCGCAGAAGATCCAGCGCCTGAATCCCAACCGCGAATGAGCAAACCCCACGCCCAAACATCCGGTTCGGTTGAAAACTGTCGCCAGCGTCCACGCGTACGACGCCTGTCTTCGTGACCGCCGACCCATCCGACCATCCGAGCCAACTCGCCCTTCAACGAGCCAAGCAGGCAGCCAAGTCAGATCAACGCTGAATGTTCCTGAATCTGAACCGACCTTACTCAGCGCCCATAGCATTAAAAGCGCTTCTATAGAAAAGGGTCTGGGCGGAAAACCCACCGGCTTTAGCCCTCATCGTTACCCACAAATTAGGGTGAGGGGGCAGGGGGGCACCAGGTAAGATCAAGCAATCGCATCCAACCTCTCCACAACGTCTGCCAACCTGGTTCTCCGTCACTCTTACGTGCCAGAAACCCTCCTAAATTTGCTACAGCACGCCAAAAGACACGTAAGGTTAGGGATGTTGCAGGTTGATGAAGTCGATAGGCGACTACTCGGCAGAGTGGTTCAGGGATCAACTGGCGAGCCAGTTGATCCCCATCTTCACGTGAAGCATTCCGGAGCCACAATAAACGCACAGCGACGATGGCGAGGAAGCCCAGCAACCTGTGAAGACGCTTCCCAGAACGGAGTTGCCGGGCTTCCATTCGGCAGCCTGATTTGAGGCATTTGTGATATTCCTCGATGTTCCAGCGTAACGAATACCAGGAGAGGCGCTCCAGAGCAGCTTCCACCGTGAGGCACGGAAGCGTGCTGACCAGAAGCCACTCCACGGCATCGCCCGAAGTTGCGAGGTCAAAGGCACGAACGCACCATACCCGTTGAGCGGGGAACCCCCGCTCAGGGCCATTTCTGGGCGCACACAGTTGGCAGGTGTCAAAGGCGATACCGAGCTGAACAGGCGTGACGACGTGGGTTTTGGGGTCTCGATACTTCAGCAGTGTGGTCGTGACCGGTGGTTTTGCCCGCATCCACTCCATAAGACGCTGTGAACCTTCATTGGTTTCAACGCAGCGGTTTTGGGCCACCCGCATGACCACTTGCCACTGGAGGCTCCGTGCGATCCGTAGGTAACTGAACACGTCACTGCCACGATCCCCCACACTGATCCAAGTACAACCAGGGGGCACACCGCCGATCGCCTGTACAGTATCAGCCCAGACATCGTATTCCGTATGTCGTCCTGCACGTTCTGTACGGGTTTCATGTCCTTTGTGTCGCTCTGTCCTCGTCCAGACATGCTGCCACGCTAGGCCGAGGACGCTGGCTCCACTGGATGTCGGTGTGACTGCAAGCGCTGAATGCATCAGAAATCCGCGCCCGCGTGTGTCACCGATATGACCCAAACCAGTCGTGGCGACGTGTGGGCTGAAATCGAGCTCAGTTGTGTCCTGAATGAAGAGGACGGGCAGCGCAGACTGCGCTGCCCGTCGGGTATGTTGCCAGTGAACGGCTGATAGCAATTCATGACTCAAGCGCTCTTCGTCAAGCAGTCGATAGGCCGCTTTGACATCGCTCCAGCAACCACATTGCTGCGGCAGGGAGCCCTCTGGAAACCGTGCCAGTGCCGCCCCTAAGCTGACAGCTCGCTTTGTTCGCCGTCTATCCCCAAGGTCGAGAGAACTCCATTGCTCCTCCGCCCATTGCCGGGCATCCAACCAATTGGTGTCCATTCTTCAGTTTGCGCCACTTGTGGGTAACGATGAGGGCTTTAGCCGTGGGATGGATGGCCCAGCCACCCGCAGGGCGGGAAGCTAAAGCCGAGCGCCTGACCGAAAGTCTACTCGGTGTCTGTTGTAGCTTGCAACAGACACGCCGAACCGCTAGACTGTGTTTGTGCCTAACGCCAACCTCCACAAACAAACTTCGGTGACGCATCTGCGCTACCACTTCGTGTTCTGCCCGAAACGGCGGCGCAAGGTGTTGGTGAATGGCGTGGCTGATCGTTTGAAAGTGCTGCTGGGCGAGAAGTGCGCCGCGCTGGGTTGGGAGATTGTGGCGCTGGAAGTCATGCCAGACCACGTTCACCTGTTCATCAGCACGGGGCCGGATGTTTCGCCCAGTCAGGTCATGCACGCCCTCAAGGGGTACACCAGCCGGATTCTCAGGCAGGAATACCCAAGCTTGAACACGCTCCCGTCGCTGTGGACTCGCTCTTTCTGGGCTAGCACGGCGGGCAACGTCAGCGCAGAAGTCATTCAGAAGTACATCGCAGAACAGAAGACGAGGGATTGAATGCTTAAAGCCTTCAGATACCGTCTTTGCCCTACCAAAGCGCAAGAAACTGAGCTGTTCAATCAGTTGCGCCTTTGTCGCAACCTGTATAACGCTGGACTGGAGGAAAGAATTGGAGCGTACAAGAAAAAGAAAGA
The Deinococcus psychrotolerans genome window above contains:
- the tnpA gene encoding IS200/IS605 family transposase; translation: MPNANLHKQTSVTHLRYHFVFCPKRRRKVLVNGVADRLKVLLGEKCAALGWEIVALEVMPDHVHLFISTGPDVSPSQVMHALKGYTSRILRQEYPSLNTLPSLWTRSFWASTAGNVSAEVIQKYIAEQKTRD
- a CDS encoding AAA family ATPase, coding for MTHTTDQNRIIAALDNGFSHTSPFEFFHPHHELPPRCRSELRPDQASHPNPSISSAVAQLLRGEVRLDHKPGVMLSLSNTSSHLMISDLAASGHRIWFSTTLLTTLPSTVALMAMTEALTTDFLPYTRVALRHFIKILTSTGNLHYPMTGMPLPSATLSVPVREALWRLCDTIDAEVRLDLQEGRLRSCCQDFGTQQLELARTAREVNLATLIHPPRPQTPQLTPISRLNRLIKRGGAALLVGTFKTETAKRCAVENNVQLVLAKGAPGVEDRDFLGGVYPTANGPQWVDGPISRAFVLAQTGKTVLLIDEILRYQPEALNVLIGALDSVSRDEALKIGLPESSLVGERFYLLPLPNGEHLCCPAANLTWLMTTNLGEDHLQTADRIDAALLSRIDMVIEFLYPDEQVARALYERVGGDRELADLAYQIELITREGADVDGGLLIRPADARKTLALIKETLSIMEEDGLSRLVALECALPVVIFPHCCPRDMAGQLDEAAVNMLRNRVIEEVLACGG
- a CDS encoding VWA domain-containing protein is translated as MLTLPKQVTTPAWHQQPRWRKYVTQLFALISRRMNFTCEFRSGDLIAGVIPESRRLIINPALMPIPDAEVRFDPGTDHARRVMLLRVIVAHEAGHVAFSAPKPAQPRLGWVWNALEDERMERLVVRRHPELLSDFAFLGDAMMLNGPGGELDLLNACLVWRWAHDRQDLPFLVKPEDEERWMTCIRPLVEAAWDAQAGEVAGIAQQILNALLEAAASSEMPRAALSADGAGMTETGSTPPAPPRAAPQDHSGNDAQREGAQDGPEGSSDQKSDRSDAGAGEEGAPDEQGEPNTQGRGGSEQGDPATDEDDQAAQGGSSSDGDTTADDPADTEAQDAQRSPSSDGEDSANAPATDEGDQAGRGGPSSDDHGPTSNDPATAGSTPDEPGDPSGTQDTLGTGNTRGQGKGEAETNPSAGKDWASPAGGAGDGLPLPSAPEEDLWPDSAVFELEAHARRLSSVLAPQGTPAHQQRSRSKGRFRYDRYVTGAERYFQRRVGEEKPAPFVLQLLVDTSGSMDGPRLAAAHQAALLLCRAAFLARSDVRVITFNFDAQEVVPLHTPWTQAQQLAHLRASGGTNLAPALELARAYRPPPTHKEVIGIICDGNLKSRDIQRCTALMDALRRERTTPPTLFPLLIGEGLGATETWKSLFGTAVPVLALDDIALTLKRCLTNERRRSSA
- a CDS encoding IS4 family transposase is translated as MDTNWLDARQWAEEQWSSLDLGDRRRTKRAVSLGAALARFPEGSLPQQCGCWSDVKAAYRLLDEERLSHELLSAVHWQHTRRAAQSALPVLFIQDTTELDFSPHVATTGLGHIGDTRGRGFLMHSALAVTPTSSGASVLGLAWQHVWTRTERHKGHETRTERAGRHTEYDVWADTVQAIGGVPPGCTWISVGDRGSDVFSYLRIARSLQWQVVMRVAQNRCVETNEGSQRLMEWMRAKPPVTTTLLKYRDPKTHVVTPVQLGIAFDTCQLCAPRNGPERGFPAQRVWCVRAFDLATSGDAVEWLLVSTLPCLTVEAALERLSWYSLRWNIEEYHKCLKSGCRMEARQLRSGKRLHRLLGFLAIVAVRLLWLRNASREDGDQLARQLIPEPLCRVVAYRLHQPATSLTLRVFWRAVANLGGFLARKSDGEPGWQTLWRGWMRLLDLTWCPPAPSP